The genomic segment CCCGATGCGTCCGCGCAGTTGGTGAAGCTGGCTTAATCCAAAACGTTCTGCGTTTTCTATCAGCATAACCGTTGCACCCGGTACATCCACGCCCACTTCGATGACAGTGGTAGAAACAAGCAACTGCGTTTTGCCTTCGGCAAAAGAACGCATTACCTTATCTTTTTCGGCAGGCTTCATTTTGCCGTGCAACAAGCCTACGCTGTAGCCTTTAAAATCTTGTTTTGCAAGTTTATGTGCATATTCGGTAGCCGATTCTAACCCCAAGTCGGTTTCGCCTTGCTCTACCAAAGGGCATACGATATACCCCTGCTGCCCCGCATCAAGGAGCTTTTTCATAAAACCATAAGCGCGGTGGCGTTTGGGTAAATCAATCACATAAGTTTTGATGGGCTGACGCCCCTTGGGCAGTTCATCGATAATCGAAACATCTAAGTCGCCGTAAATAATCAGCGCCAGTGTGCGGGGGATAGGGGTTGCAGACATAACCAGTACATGCGGGTTGCTGCCTTTATGGGATAGAGTCAGCCGCTGTGCCACACCAAAACGGTGCTGTTCGTCGGTTATGACAAGGCCGAGATTGTGAAATGAGACATTATCTTGAATTAACGCATGGGTACCCACAATAAAATCGATTTCACCATTTGCAAGAGCCGCTTTAACGTTGCGTTTTTGTGCGGCGGTAAGCGAGCCGGTAAGCAGCCCCAATCGAATGCCCACGGGGCTGAGAAGGGCAGTAAGTGTACGGTAATGCTGTTCGGCTAAAATCTCTGTAGGCACCATCATAGCAGTTTGATAGCCGTTTTGTACGGCAAAGTAAGCGCAAGCTGCACCCACCAAGGTTTTGCCCGAGCCAACATCGCCTTGTATCAACCGGTTCATAGGTACATCCTTACACAAGTCAGATGTACATTCTGCAATCACGCGCGCTTGTGCATTGGTAGGGGTATAAGGGAGGGTATTATAAAAATGTTTCAACGATATGTCACCCATTTTTGTACCTGTTTCGGTTTTGCTGCCGGTGCGCAAAAATGACATGGCGAGGTTGAGGACAAGAAGTTCTTCAAAAATCAGCCGTTTGCGTGCGATTTCAAGCGCATGGTCGGATGCAGGCTGGTGAATGTTGCATAAGGCAAAAGTGCTGTGACAAAGCTCGTAGCGGCGGCGCAGGTCACTGGGGATGGGGTCTGCAATGCTGTCTTGAATCAGCTCAAGTGCTTGTGTTACATTTGTTTGTATCAGTTTGGAAGAAAGCCCTGCGGTGAGCGGATAGATGGACAGAAAAGTTTGGCTTTCATCATAAACCATTACCATGGGTGCAGACATTTCACGGCGGGTTAACCGCCCTGCCACTTTGCCATAGAACAAATATTCGGTATCCGGTTTTAACGCATCCACCGTGTATTTGGCGTTAAAAAAGGTGATGATCATATCCGATACACCATCGGTAACTGTGACCTTAAACAGCGATAACCCTTTTCGAATGCGCTGTTCGCCGGTTTTAGCCACCACGGTTGCCACAATAGCACAGGGCTTGTCATACGGGGCGCTTGCAATTGCTTGCGGCTGCGAAAAATCGATGTAAGTGCGCGGGTAATAGTGAATGAGGTCCTCTATTGTAAAAATGCCGAGCTTACCGTAAAGCAACCCCCGCTTTT from the Hydrogenoanaerobacterium saccharovorans genome contains:
- the recG gene encoding ATP-dependent DNA helicase RecG — translated: MNSKTDTPIRFLKGVGEKRGLLYGKLGIFTIEDLIHYYPRTYIDFSQPQAIASAPYDKPCAIVATVVAKTGEQRIRKGLSLFKVTVTDGVSDMIITFFNAKYTVDALKPDTEYLFYGKVAGRLTRREMSAPMVMVYDESQTFLSIYPLTAGLSSKLIQTNVTQALELIQDSIADPIPSDLRRRYELCHSTFALCNIHQPASDHALEIARKRLIFEELLVLNLAMSFLRTGSKTETGTKMGDISLKHFYNTLPYTPTNAQARVIAECTSDLCKDVPMNRLIQGDVGSGKTLVGAACAYFAVQNGYQTAMMVPTEILAEQHYRTLTALLSPVGIRLGLLTGSLTAAQKRNVKAALANGEIDFIVGTHALIQDNVSFHNLGLVITDEQHRFGVAQRLTLSHKGSNPHVLVMSATPIPRTLALIIYGDLDVSIIDELPKGRQPIKTYVIDLPKRHRAYGFMKKLLDAGQQGYIVCPLVEQGETDLGLESATEYAHKLAKQDFKGYSVGLLHGKMKPAEKDKVMRSFAEGKTQLLVSTTVIEVGVDVPGATVMLIENAERFGLSQLHQLRGRIGRGSKESFCILVSDSDTERLSVIKNTLDGFKISEEDLKLRGPGDFFGSRQHGLPQLKIADMLTDIKLLRLAQDAAAELLAGDPALSQPAHILLRGQVQNMIKNASI